The genomic window GGCCGCCAGGGCGCGTTCCCTGGAAAAGGCCAGAAGACTTTGAGCTTTTCGGATCTCTGGGGATTGGATCTGGAGGCTTTTTACCTGTGTACCAAGCCGCCTTTACCGAGATACTGCGTCTGGTGATCAACGGGTACGAGGACGACCAGCGCATGATTATTGGAGGGATTTCCCTTTTAGTGAAACGGTTTGCTGAACAGGAATTTCACGGTCTGAGTTTGCGGCAGCGTGTGCGCAACGGTCATGTCAGCGGTATTTCCAAACAGGGTGGCCAGATACTTGTGACATGCTCAGGAGGGCAGGTCGAGCCCTTTGACCGCGTCATCGTCACCACAAGCAATCGGACCATGGAACTGGCCCATCGTCTTACGACGGATGAAACATTTCTTAACAATGAGGTTTTGCGAGCGGTCAGACGGACCCACCTTACCGGATCTTCCAAGCTGTTTATGCTTACGGAAAACAAGTTCTGGTTAAAAGAGGGCTTGCCGACAACTATCCTGTCTGACGGCCTTGCTAGGGGGGTCTACTGCTTAGACTATCAGCCAGATAAACCTGATGGTAAGGGCGTGGTCCTGTTAAGCTACACATGGGAAGATGATGCAAACAAAATGCTTTCCATCCTGGACAAAAAAGAAAGGTGCCAGCGTCTAGTCGACGATCTGGCCACAGTTTGCGGTGATTTCGCCCGCCATTTAGTTCCGGCGAAAGGTGACTATGAACGTCACGTCCTGCAGCACGATTGGCTAATGGATCCCTATGCAGTAGGTGCTTTTAAGCTCAATTATCCTGGGGAAGACATCTTTTCACAGCGGCTATTTTTCCAATTTGCTACCGCAAAAAGACCGGAAGAAGACACGGGCCTTTATCTAGCAGGATGTGGATGCTCCTTTACCGGCGGCTGGGTTGAGGGCGCAGTACAAACGGGCTTGAATGCCGCGTGTGCTGTCATACGCAGCTGTGGCGGCCAACTCTTACAGGGGAACCCTATTGATGAGATGGATTCCGCTTATCGATATTGAGAACCGGTAGATTTATCTTCCTTTAAATAAGGCTACTTAAATGTTTGCAACGTCTAATATCGAGAAGATTTGCCATCAAATACACGCCAGGGAAACTTCGGTGTTGGAAATCAGAGAATCGACATTAGCAGCGATGCTGCGACACAGTCAGCTCAAT from Rhizobium tumorigenes includes these protein-coding regions:
- a CDS encoding NAD(P)/FAD-dependent oxidoreductase; this encodes MLNSTIPVASLPSIDLLYDYGSFLRLRDFEGRIGSVAQNSRRPRVGIVGAGISGLVAATELLRAGVTDLVLFEARDRMGGRAWSQIFDPLEPNLIAEMGAMRFPSSATCLFYYLDKFRIDTAASFPDPGIVDTEIHYRGERYLWQAGGPPPPLFRRVDQGWQALINDGYVHEGIQLLAPAKITKLLRSRRFDEAREAWQAWLDSFRDASFYSALVTIFTGPRPPGRVPWKRPEDFELFGSLGIGSGGFLPVYQAAFTEILRLVINGYEDDQRMIIGGISLLVKRFAEQEFHGLSLRQRVRNGHVSGISKQGGQILVTCSGGQVEPFDRVIVTTSNRTMELAHRLTTDETFLNNEVLRAVRRTHLTGSSKLFMLTENKFWLKEGLPTTILSDGLARGVYCLDYQPDKPDGKGVVLLSYTWEDDANKMLSILDKKERCQRLVDDLATVCGDFARHLVPAKGDYERHVLQHDWLMDPYAVGAFKLNYPGEDIFSQRLFFQFATAKRPEEDTGLYLAGCGCSFTGGWVEGAVQTGLNAACAVIRSCGGQLLQGNPIDEMDSAYRY